One segment of Zhihengliuella halotolerans DNA contains the following:
- a CDS encoding helix-turn-helix domain-containing protein: MSSAQAATDEELQARARALSSPLRLRILRLCLHKARTNKEIADLLEINPATSLHHVRTLLSNGFLEAGETRRGNRGAKEVPYRATRMSWGTKIPDAAPVLVDTFLQEIDGLAPDEIQVMRIGLKLTEEDQREMLGRIKDLLAEYAMRPADDDGVATSLFLAHHLDQTAG, encoded by the coding sequence ATGTCTTCTGCCCAAGCCGCTACTGACGAAGAACTCCAGGCCCGTGCCCGCGCCCTGAGTTCGCCGCTGCGACTGCGCATCCTCCGCCTGTGCCTGCACAAGGCGCGCACCAACAAGGAAATCGCGGACCTCCTCGAGATCAACCCCGCGACGAGCCTGCACCACGTGCGCACACTCCTGAGCAACGGGTTCCTCGAAGCGGGCGAGACGCGCCGCGGCAACCGCGGTGCCAAGGAGGTCCCCTACCGCGCGACGCGCATGTCCTGGGGCACCAAGATCCCCGATGCGGCGCCCGTCCTCGTCGACACGTTCCTGCAGGAGATCGACGGGCTCGCACCGGACGAGATCCAGGTGATGCGGATCGGGCTCAAGCTCACCGAGGAGGACCAGCGGGAGATGCTCGGGCGGATCAAGGACCTGCTCGCCGAGTATGCGATGCGCCCGGCGGACGACGACGGCGTGGCCACCTCGCTCTTCCTGGCCCACCACCTCGACCAGACCGCGGGCTGA
- the fdxA gene encoding ferredoxin: MTYIIAQPCVDVKDKACIDECPVDCIYEGDRSLYIHPDECVDCGACEPVCPVEAIYYEDDVPDEWSDYYKANVEFFDEIGSPGGAAKMGNTGKDHPFVSALPPQNQA; this comes from the coding sequence GTGACCTACATCATCGCCCAGCCGTGCGTGGACGTGAAAGACAAGGCCTGCATCGACGAATGCCCCGTCGACTGCATCTACGAGGGCGACCGTTCGCTGTACATCCATCCGGACGAATGCGTCGACTGCGGCGCCTGCGAACCGGTCTGCCCGGTCGAGGCCATCTACTACGAGGACGACGTCCCCGACGAGTGGTCCGACTACTACAAGGCGAACGTCGAGTTCTTCGACGAGATCGGTTCCCCGGGAGGTGCGGCGAAGATGGGCAACACCGGCAAGGACCACCCCTTCGTGTCCGCCCTGCCGCCGCAGAATCAGGCCTGA
- the dapC gene encoding succinyldiaminopimelate transaminase yields the protein MLTLPDYPWESLRPYREQAAGHPGGTVDLSIGTPVDPTPAVIQDALRAAADAPGYPTTHGTVALRQSIADWFARRRGVPGLDPANVMPTVGSKELVAWLPLLLGLGEGDVVVRPVVAYPTYDIGAQLAGATSVAADSLRDLEDDVRSRVKLVWVNSPGNPTGIVRSADSLAEVVSDARSLGAVVASDECYSELGWGDWEAGVPGLLEEAVSGGDHTDLLAVYSMSKQSNVAGYRAAFVAGAPNLLPSLINNRKHAGMIVPYPVQEAMRVGLADDAHVQAQKDLYRGRRERLIPALEAFGLRIEHSQAGLYLWCTAGEDTWTTVGRLAELGIVVGPGSFYGDAGEGYVRVALTAADERIDAAKARLMAAVKGP from the coding sequence ATGCTGACGCTGCCGGACTACCCCTGGGAGTCGCTGCGCCCGTACCGTGAGCAGGCCGCGGGGCACCCCGGGGGAACGGTCGACCTGTCGATCGGTACGCCCGTCGACCCGACACCGGCCGTCATTCAGGACGCCCTGCGTGCCGCAGCCGACGCGCCCGGATATCCGACGACTCACGGCACCGTGGCGCTGCGCCAGTCCATCGCGGACTGGTTCGCGCGCCGTCGCGGCGTCCCGGGCCTGGATCCGGCGAACGTCATGCCCACGGTCGGCTCCAAGGAGCTCGTCGCGTGGCTGCCGCTGCTGCTCGGGCTGGGGGAGGGCGACGTCGTCGTGCGCCCCGTGGTGGCGTATCCGACCTATGACATCGGCGCGCAGCTCGCCGGCGCGACGTCCGTCGCGGCCGACTCGCTGCGCGATCTGGAGGACGACGTCCGCTCTCGGGTCAAGCTCGTCTGGGTGAATTCCCCGGGCAACCCGACCGGCATCGTCCGCTCCGCAGATTCTCTGGCCGAGGTCGTGTCCGACGCACGTTCCCTCGGGGCGGTCGTCGCCTCCGACGAGTGCTACTCCGAGTTGGGCTGGGGCGACTGGGAGGCCGGTGTGCCGGGCCTGCTGGAGGAGGCCGTCAGCGGAGGCGATCACACCGACCTGCTGGCCGTGTACTCGATGTCGAAGCAATCCAACGTGGCCGGCTACCGCGCCGCCTTCGTGGCCGGGGCCCCCAACCTGCTGCCGAGCCTGATCAACAACCGGAAACACGCGGGCATGATCGTGCCCTATCCGGTGCAGGAGGCCATGCGCGTCGGTCTCGCCGACGATGCCCACGTTCAGGCCCAGAAGGACCTCTACCGCGGCCGCCGCGAGCGCCTGATTCCCGCCCTCGAGGCGTTTGGGCTGCGCATCGAGCACTCGCAGGCGGGCCTCTATCTCTGGTGCACCGCGGGCGAGGATACGTGGACGACGGTCGGCCGGCTCGCAGAGCTCGGCATCGTCGTCGGGCCCGGCAGTTTCTACGGGGACGCCGGAGAAGGTTACGTGCGAGTAGCTTTGACGGCCGCGGACGAGCGGATCGACGCCGCAAAAGCACGACTCATGGCCGCTGTCAAGGGGCCGTAA
- a CDS encoding citrate synthase, translated as MTEQKSARLSFNGADLELPVVPAVEGNAGFDIAPMLKSTGNVTYDPGFMNTAATKSEITYIDGGAGILRYRGYPIEQLAEKSSFLETSYLLIYGELPTPTELEAFDQKIRRHTLLHEELKGFFGGFPREAHPMPVLSSAVSALSTWYQDSLDTSDEEQVELSTIRLLAKMPVIAAYAYKKSIGQALLYPDNSHSLVENFLRLTFGTAAEPYVMDPEIVKALDLLLILHADHEQNCSTSTVRLVGSAQANMFASVSAGINALSGPAHGGANEAVLKMLRTIQAEGVSPEDYMEKVKNKEDGVRLMGFGHRVYKNYDPRAKLIKQTAHDILGKLSGGDELLDIAMRLEEKALADDYFIERKLYPNVDFYTGLIYKAMGFPEKMFTVLFALGRLPGWIAQYREMIQEPGLKIGRPRQLYVGHPERDYPTR; from the coding sequence ATGACGGAACAGAAATCAGCGCGCCTATCGTTCAATGGCGCCGACCTGGAACTGCCGGTGGTCCCGGCGGTCGAAGGAAACGCAGGCTTCGACATCGCACCGATGCTCAAGTCCACGGGCAACGTCACCTACGACCCCGGCTTCATGAACACCGCGGCGACCAAGTCCGAGATCACGTACATCGACGGCGGCGCCGGAATCCTGCGTTACCGCGGCTACCCGATCGAGCAGCTGGCCGAGAAGTCGAGCTTCTTGGAGACCAGCTACCTGCTCATCTACGGCGAGTTGCCGACCCCGACTGAGCTCGAGGCCTTCGACCAGAAGATTCGGCGCCACACGCTGCTGCACGAGGAGCTCAAGGGCTTCTTCGGCGGCTTCCCGCGCGAGGCCCACCCGATGCCGGTCCTCTCCTCCGCCGTTTCGGCGTTGTCGACGTGGTACCAGGACTCCCTCGACACGAGCGACGAGGAGCAGGTCGAGCTGTCCACAATCCGCCTGCTGGCCAAGATGCCGGTCATTGCGGCCTACGCCTACAAGAAGTCCATCGGCCAGGCGCTGCTCTACCCGGACAACTCGCACAGCCTCGTCGAGAACTTCCTCCGCTTGACCTTCGGCACGGCCGCCGAGCCGTACGTCATGGACCCGGAGATCGTGAAGGCGCTGGACCTGCTGCTCATCCTCCACGCAGACCACGAGCAGAACTGCTCGACCTCGACCGTGCGGCTCGTCGGCTCGGCCCAGGCGAACATGTTCGCCTCGGTCTCCGCCGGCATCAACGCCCTCTCCGGCCCCGCACACGGCGGCGCCAACGAGGCCGTCCTGAAGATGCTTCGCACTATTCAGGCGGAGGGCGTCAGCCCCGAAGATTACATGGAGAAGGTCAAGAACAAGGAGGACGGCGTCCGCCTCATGGGCTTCGGCCACCGGGTCTACAAGAACTACGACCCGCGCGCCAAGCTCATCAAGCAGACGGCGCACGATATCCTCGGCAAGCTCAGCGGTGGAGACGAGCTCCTGGACATCGCCATGCGCCTCGAGGAGAAGGCCCTCGCCGACGACTACTTCATCGAGCGCAAGCTGTACCCGAACGTCGACTTCTACACCGGCCTCATCTACAAGGCCATGGGCTTCCCGGAGAAGATGTTCACGGTTCTCTTCGCCCTCGGCCGCCTGCCGGGGTGGATCGCCCAGTACCGCGAGATGATCCAGGAGCCGGGCCTGAAGATCGGCCGCCCGCGCCAGCTCTACGTGGGCCACCCGGAGCGCGACTACCCGACCCGCTAG
- the dapD gene encoding 2,3,4,5-tetrahydropyridine-2,6-dicarboxylate N-succinyltransferase encodes MTSASAQPTAARNTDVRVAAGHGLATVAADGSVLDVWFPAPALGSLADAQDLTADLNASAIEDADRGTRQEVVTVEADLDAAPTSTADAWLRLHLLSHRLAAPNSINLDGVFGLLTNVVWTNFGPCAVEGFELTRLKLRRRGNVTVFGVDKFPRMVDYVVPSGVRIGDAGRVRLGAHLAEGTTVMHEGFVNFNAGTLGSSMVEGRISASVVVGNGSDVGGGASIMGTLSGGGKEKIVIGERVLLGANAGVGISIGDDSVVEAGLYVTAGTRITLGDQVVKALELSGVKNLLFRRNSTTGAVEALPRKGQTVELNSALHAN; translated from the coding sequence ATGACTTCTGCTTCCGCTCAGCCCACCGCTGCCCGAAACACCGACGTACGCGTGGCCGCCGGCCACGGCCTCGCCACGGTCGCCGCCGACGGGTCCGTGCTCGACGTCTGGTTCCCCGCCCCCGCCTTGGGCTCGCTCGCCGACGCGCAGGACCTCACGGCCGACCTGAACGCCTCCGCCATCGAGGACGCCGATCGCGGCACCCGCCAGGAGGTCGTCACTGTGGAGGCCGACCTCGACGCGGCGCCGACCAGCACGGCCGACGCCTGGCTGCGCCTGCACCTGCTCTCGCACCGGCTGGCGGCCCCGAACTCGATCAACCTCGACGGCGTCTTCGGCCTGCTCACGAACGTCGTCTGGACGAACTTCGGCCCGTGCGCGGTCGAGGGCTTCGAGCTGACGCGCCTCAAACTGCGCCGCCGCGGCAACGTCACCGTCTTCGGCGTCGACAAGTTCCCGCGCATGGTCGACTACGTCGTGCCCTCGGGTGTGCGCATCGGCGACGCAGGCCGCGTCCGCCTCGGCGCCCACCTCGCCGAGGGCACCACGGTCATGCACGAGGGCTTCGTGAACTTCAACGCCGGCACGCTCGGCAGCTCCATGGTCGAGGGCCGCATCTCCGCGTCCGTCGTCGTGGGCAACGGATCCGACGTCGGCGGCGGCGCCTCGATCATGGGCACCCTCTCCGGTGGCGGCAAGGAGAAGATCGTCATCGGCGAACGCGTGCTGCTCGGCGCGAACGCCGGTGTCGGCATCTCGATCGGCGACGACTCCGTCGTCGAGGCCGGGCTTTACGTCACCGCGGGCACGCGCATCACCCTCGGCGACCAGGTCGTCAAGGCGCTCGAGCTCTCGGGCGTGAAGAACCTGCTCTTCCGTCGCAACTCCACCACCGGTGCGGTCGAGGCCCTGCCGCGCAAGGGGCAGACGGTCGAGCTCAACTCCGCGCTGCACGCCAACTAG
- the dapE gene encoding succinyl-diaminopimelate desuccinylase, which produces MTNHKHVKDGVVAAPAHLDLEGDVAELTARLMDIESVSGGEAAIADAVEAALARLPHLSVHRDGDSIIARTELGRAERVILAGHLDTVPLPTTPGSRGTVPSVWEKDDDGTDVLYGRGATDMKGGVAVQLALAAGLTAPNRDVTYVFYDHEEVEGYKSGLGRLFRNSPELLDGDFAILLEPTDGTVEGGCNGTIRFRVTTKGRAAHSARAWMGENAIHKMADVLTRLSVHRPVTVNVDGLDFRESLNAVKIGGGIAGNVIPDHCEAEINYRFAPDKDPDGAEAYVRALLPGYDLERTDAAAGARPGLNHPAAAAFVATVGQKPKPKYGWTDVARFSAAGVPAVNFGPGDALLAHSDDEHVRADAIRACYGSLREWLTA; this is translated from the coding sequence GTGACTAACCATAAACACGTGAAAGACGGCGTCGTAGCGGCCCCCGCGCACCTGGACCTGGAAGGGGATGTCGCGGAGCTGACGGCCCGGCTGATGGACATCGAATCGGTCTCCGGCGGCGAGGCGGCGATCGCGGACGCCGTCGAGGCGGCGTTGGCGCGGCTGCCGCACCTGAGCGTGCACCGCGACGGAGACTCGATCATCGCGCGCACCGAGCTCGGTCGCGCCGAGCGCGTCATCCTGGCGGGGCATCTGGACACGGTTCCGCTGCCGACGACGCCCGGCTCCCGCGGCACCGTGCCCTCGGTGTGGGAGAAGGACGACGACGGCACCGACGTGCTCTACGGGCGAGGGGCGACCGACATGAAGGGCGGCGTCGCCGTGCAGCTCGCGCTCGCGGCCGGGCTCACCGCGCCGAACCGCGACGTCACCTACGTGTTCTACGATCACGAGGAGGTCGAGGGTTACAAGTCGGGGCTCGGCCGGCTCTTCCGCAACAGTCCGGAGCTTCTCGACGGCGACTTCGCGATCCTGCTCGAGCCGACCGACGGGACCGTCGAGGGCGGCTGCAACGGCACGATCCGGTTCCGCGTCACGACGAAGGGCCGGGCCGCCCACTCGGCGCGCGCGTGGATGGGGGAGAACGCGATCCACAAGATGGCCGACGTGCTGACCCGGCTCTCCGTGCACCGGCCCGTGACCGTGAACGTCGACGGGCTCGACTTCCGCGAGTCGCTCAACGCCGTGAAGATCGGCGGCGGCATCGCCGGCAATGTGATCCCCGACCACTGCGAGGCGGAGATCAACTACCGGTTCGCCCCGGACAAGGACCCAGACGGTGCCGAGGCGTACGTCCGGGCGCTGCTGCCGGGCTACGATCTCGAGCGCACGGACGCGGCCGCCGGTGCGCGCCCGGGCCTGAACCACCCGGCCGCCGCGGCGTTCGTGGCGACCGTGGGCCAGAAGCCCAAGCCCAAGTACGGCTGGACCGATGTTGCGCGGTTCTCCGCCGCCGGCGTCCCCGCGGTGAACTTCGGCCCGGGCGACGCCCTACTGGCGCACTCCGATGACGAGCACGTCCGCGCCGACGCAATCCGCGCCTGCTACGGCTCGCTCCGGGAGTGGTTGACCGCCTGA
- a CDS encoding amino acid ABC transporter permease, whose protein sequence is MSGSVLFDAPGPKARRRILILNIIGALGFIALIVWVISVLADYGQLAPEKWTSFTQSSTWQNYLLPGLMNTFKSAAIAIFTSLAFGMIFGMGRLAHNKIINGISSVVVEFFRAVPVLLMMIFFWIFFGRMGIVPQGDAPFVAVVLALTLYNGSVVAELVRSGVHGLPKGQREAGIAIGLTRGQSLRFVEVPQALVAMMPALLGQFVVILKDSALGAIINYNELLFSSRLVGTGNANVFQALLVAAVIFILINFALTSLAQWVSTRVARRRARADATDEGPGEAPGPPQTMGTTATV, encoded by the coding sequence ATGAGCGGTTCTGTCCTCTTCGATGCGCCCGGCCCCAAGGCCCGGCGCCGCATCCTGATCCTCAACATCATCGGCGCACTCGGCTTCATCGCGCTGATCGTCTGGGTGATCTCCGTCTTGGCGGACTACGGCCAGCTGGCACCCGAGAAGTGGACGTCCTTCACCCAGTCGAGCACGTGGCAGAACTACCTCCTGCCCGGCCTAATGAACACGTTTAAATCGGCTGCGATCGCGATCTTCACCTCGCTCGCGTTCGGCATGATCTTCGGCATGGGGCGACTGGCCCACAACAAGATCATCAACGGCATCAGCTCAGTCGTCGTGGAGTTCTTCCGCGCCGTACCGGTGCTGCTGATGATGATCTTCTTCTGGATCTTCTTCGGTCGTATGGGGATCGTCCCCCAGGGAGACGCCCCCTTCGTCGCCGTCGTGCTCGCGCTGACGCTCTACAACGGTTCCGTCGTCGCAGAGCTCGTCCGTTCGGGCGTGCACGGGCTGCCCAAGGGCCAGCGGGAGGCCGGTATCGCGATCGGCCTGACGCGGGGCCAATCACTGCGTTTCGTCGAAGTCCCGCAGGCTCTCGTGGCGATGATGCCGGCGCTGCTCGGTCAATTCGTCGTCATCCTGAAGGACTCGGCGCTGGGCGCAATCATCAACTACAACGAGCTGCTCTTCAGCTCGCGTCTGGTTGGTACGGGCAACGCGAATGTCTTCCAGGCCCTGCTCGTCGCCGCGGTGATCTTCATCCTGATCAACTTCGCGCTGACTTCCCTGGCCCAGTGGGTATCGACCCGCGTCGCCCGCCGGCGTGCACGCGCCGACGCCACGGACGAAGGACCGGGAGAAGCTCCCGGGCCCCCGCAGACGATGGGAACGACCGCCACGGTCTGA
- a CDS encoding amino acid ABC transporter permease, which yields MEAYLSLWETYGPRMLETFWTNIQLTFWAAIASVTLGALLALMRISPVTSLRWVGAAYVNIFRNTPLTIIMTFGVLVLFGVFQVQIADDFNLNFFRIAIIGLTVYHAAFFCEAIRSGVNTVPLGQAEAARAIGLSFLPAARLVIFPQALRGSIAPMGNVLIALIKNSTVAMAGSVAEISGTMRTMMEFRPDVGIPIFLTVAAFFVIVVLPVGMLATYLSKKLAVTR from the coding sequence GTGGAAGCCTACCTGTCTCTCTGGGAGACGTACGGGCCGCGGATGTTGGAGACCTTCTGGACCAACATCCAGCTCACTTTCTGGGCGGCGATCGCCTCGGTCACGCTCGGGGCGCTGCTGGCCCTGATGCGCATCTCACCCGTGACCAGCCTGCGCTGGGTCGGCGCTGCCTACGTGAACATCTTCCGCAACACCCCGCTGACGATCATCATGACTTTCGGTGTCCTCGTCCTCTTTGGTGTCTTCCAGGTCCAGATCGCGGACGACTTCAATCTGAACTTCTTCCGCATCGCGATCATCGGCCTCACGGTCTACCACGCGGCGTTCTTCTGCGAAGCGATCCGATCGGGCGTGAATACCGTCCCCCTGGGCCAAGCGGAGGCGGCCCGGGCGATCGGGTTGAGCTTCCTGCCGGCCGCCCGCCTCGTCATCTTCCCGCAGGCGTTGCGGGGTTCCATCGCGCCCATGGGCAACGTGCTCATCGCCCTGATCAAGAACTCGACGGTGGCAATGGCCGGTTCCGTCGCAGAGATCTCGGGGACCATGCGGACGATGATGGAGTTCCGGCCCGACGTCGGCATCCCGATCTTCCTCACCGTCGCGGCCTTCTTCGTGATCGTGGTCCTCCCGGTCGGCATGCTGGCGACATACCTGTCCAAGAAACTGGCGGTGACACGATGA
- a CDS encoding glutamate ABC transporter substrate-binding protein has product MRKKNLAMASMAAIAALTLSACGGSTDDDGDGADGGGDSIRIGIKYDQPGLGFQEGAEYTGFDVDVAKYVANELGYSEENIEWVSAPSANRETLLETNGVDMIFATYSITDERKERVAFAGPYFVAGQDLLVREDDSEISGPEDLEGKQLCSVTGSTSASKLQELHPGIDLVEQGGYADCLGLLETGGIDAVTTDDIILAGLAATEANQGKFKVVGNPFSEEKYGVGLNKESDQCEAINEAITKMIDDGAWEEAVSTNTDGTGYEPSDMNPPEPDACA; this is encoded by the coding sequence ATGCGCAAGAAGAATCTCGCGATGGCGTCCATGGCCGCCATCGCCGCACTGACACTGTCCGCCTGTGGCGGTTCCACCGACGACGACGGCGACGGGGCCGACGGCGGCGGAGACAGCATCCGAATCGGCATCAAGTACGACCAGCCGGGCCTCGGATTCCAGGAAGGCGCCGAATACACCGGCTTCGACGTCGACGTAGCCAAGTACGTCGCGAACGAGCTCGGCTACAGCGAAGAGAACATCGAATGGGTCTCCGCGCCGTCCGCCAACCGCGAGACGCTACTCGAGACCAACGGCGTCGACATGATCTTCGCAACCTACTCGATCACGGACGAACGCAAGGAGCGCGTCGCCTTCGCCGGACCGTACTTCGTCGCCGGCCAGGATCTGCTCGTCCGCGAGGACGACAGCGAGATCTCCGGGCCCGAGGACCTCGAAGGCAAGCAGCTGTGCTCGGTCACTGGCTCGACGTCGGCGAGCAAGCTGCAGGAGCTGCACCCGGGCATCGACCTCGTCGAGCAGGGCGGCTACGCGGACTGCCTCGGCCTGCTGGAGACCGGCGGCATCGACGCGGTCACCACCGACGACATCATCCTCGCCGGGCTGGCGGCCACGGAAGCCAACCAGGGCAAGTTCAAGGTGGTCGGCAACCCCTTCTCCGAGGAGAAGTACGGCGTGGGCCTGAACAAGGAATCCGACCAGTGCGAGGCCATCAACGAGGCCATCACCAAGATGATCGACGACGGCGCCTGGGAAGAGGCCGTCTCGACCAACACCGACGGCACCGGCTACGAGCCCTCCGACATGAACCCGCCGGAGCCCGACGCCTGCGCTTGA
- a CDS encoding amino acid ABC transporter ATP-binding protein, with the protein MNKVNKHYGSLHVLQDIELEVARGEVVVVLGPSGSGKSTLCRAINRLETIDDGDIYIDGALLPEEGKPLAQLRADVGMVFQSFNLFAHKSILENVTLGPIKVKGMKKAAAEELAMKLLTRVGVANQKDKLPAQLSGGQQQRVAIARALAMKPKVMLFDEPTSALDPEMIQEVLDTMVELAQEGMTMIVVTHEMGFARKAAHRVVFMADGQIVEQAKPEEFFTNPQSDRAKDFLGKLITH; encoded by the coding sequence ATGAACAAGGTCAACAAGCACTACGGCTCCCTGCACGTGCTGCAGGACATCGAGCTCGAGGTCGCCCGCGGCGAAGTCGTCGTCGTCCTCGGCCCGTCGGGGTCCGGCAAGTCGACCCTGTGCCGTGCGATCAACCGGCTCGAGACCATCGACGACGGCGACATCTACATCGACGGCGCTCTCCTGCCCGAGGAGGGCAAACCGCTCGCCCAGCTGCGGGCTGACGTCGGCATGGTCTTCCAGTCCTTCAACCTCTTCGCCCACAAGTCGATCCTCGAGAACGTGACCCTGGGACCGATCAAGGTCAAGGGCATGAAGAAGGCGGCCGCGGAGGAGCTCGCGATGAAGCTGCTCACTCGCGTCGGCGTGGCCAATCAGAAGGACAAGCTGCCTGCGCAACTCTCCGGCGGGCAGCAGCAGCGCGTGGCGATCGCCCGCGCGCTGGCGATGAAGCCGAAGGTCATGCTGTTCGACGAGCCGACCTCGGCCCTCGACCCGGAGATGATCCAGGAGGTTCTGGACACGATGGTCGAGCTCGCTCAGGAGGGCATGACGATGATCGTCGTGACCCACGAGATGGGCTTCGCCCGCAAGGCGGCCCACCGGGTCGTCTTCATGGCCGACGGCCAGATCGTCGAGCAGGCCAAACCCGAGGAGTTCTTCACGAACCCGCAGTCGGACCGGGCCAAGGATTTCCTCGGCAAGCTGATCACCCACTGA
- a CDS encoding TIGR00730 family Rossman fold protein, with translation MGRHHISSSDFDALPDPARRKGSVTLRREQADIKQADELLFDAPRDTSFVHSDPWRVLRIQSEFIEGFGTLAELGPTICVFGSARTHRGSKEYEQAENIARLLVGRGYAVMTGGGPGAMEAANKGAVEAGGTSVGLGIELPFETGLNEWVDLGINFRYFFARKTMFLKYSQGFIVLPGGFGTLDELFEALTLVQTEKVTNFPIVLFGTAFWGPLVDWIKNTLVTQGTVSSSDVDLFHLTDDPEDAVRWATAYRPDASAGPGEG, from the coding sequence ATGGGACGCCACCACATCTCCTCGAGCGACTTCGACGCACTGCCGGACCCCGCGCGGCGCAAGGGCTCCGTGACCCTGCGCCGCGAGCAGGCCGACATCAAGCAGGCCGACGAGCTTCTCTTCGACGCGCCGCGTGATACGAGCTTCGTGCACTCCGACCCGTGGCGCGTGCTGCGCATCCAGAGCGAGTTCATCGAGGGCTTCGGCACGCTGGCCGAGCTGGGGCCGACGATCTGCGTCTTCGGGTCTGCCCGAACCCACCGCGGCAGCAAGGAGTACGAGCAGGCCGAGAACATCGCCCGGCTCCTTGTCGGGCGCGGCTACGCGGTCATGACCGGCGGCGGTCCCGGCGCCATGGAAGCGGCGAACAAGGGCGCGGTCGAGGCCGGCGGGACGTCCGTGGGCCTCGGCATCGAGCTGCCCTTCGAGACGGGTCTGAACGAGTGGGTGGACCTCGGCATCAACTTCCGCTATTTCTTCGCCCGCAAGACGATGTTCCTGAAATACTCGCAGGGCTTCATCGTGCTCCCCGGGGGGTTCGGCACCCTCGACGAGCTGTTCGAGGCGCTGACGCTCGTGCAGACCGAGAAGGTCACCAACTTCCCGATCGTCCTCTTCGGCACCGCGTTCTGGGGTCCGCTGGTGGACTGGATCAAGAACACGCTCGTCACCCAGGGCACCGTTTCGAGCAGCGACGTCGACCTCTTCCACCTCACGGACGACCCGGAGGACGCCGTGCGGTGGGCGACCGCCTACCGCCCCGATGCCTCCGCGGGTCCCGGCGAGGGGTAG
- a CDS encoding DivIVA domain-containing protein: MEYVLLFLAIVVLGATVFLVVGRRRSGEPLPTQELGEPTTSLPPVLLPERMRAEDVRHVRFSLGARGYRCDQVDDVLDALSAEIERLHGELDQVRAAAGADRRQEP; the protein is encoded by the coding sequence ATGGAGTACGTGCTGCTGTTTCTAGCAATCGTGGTCCTCGGGGCCACCGTGTTCCTGGTCGTGGGCCGCCGTCGAAGCGGCGAGCCGTTGCCCACGCAGGAGCTGGGGGAGCCGACGACGTCGCTGCCGCCCGTGCTGCTGCCGGAGCGCATGCGGGCGGAAGACGTGCGGCACGTCCGCTTCTCGCTGGGGGCGCGCGGCTACCGTTGCGACCAGGTCGACGACGTCCTCGACGCGCTCTCCGCAGAGATCGAACGGCTGCACGGTGAGCTGGATCAGGTGCGCGCCGCCGCAGGGGCGGACCGCCGGCAGGAGCCTTGA
- a CDS encoding DUF3117 domain-containing protein produces MAAMKPRTGDGPMEVTKEGRSLIMRVPIDGGGRLVVELNAEEAAELKACLVGVTD; encoded by the coding sequence ATGGCTGCGATGAAACCCCGTACGGGCGACGGACCCATGGAAGTTACCAAAGAGGGCCGGAGCCTGATCATGCGGGTTCCGATCGATGGAGGCGGACGCCTCGTGGTTGAGCTGAACGCCGAGGAAGCGGCCGAGCTGAAGGCCTGCCTGGTCGGTGTCACCGACTGA
- a CDS encoding O-methyltransferase — protein sequence MSTDKHSSWSYAEALPLEDDVLARARDRGHELGVTPVGTGAAALLTVLAASSGARTAVEIGAGVGVSGVSLLRGFSAQTVFTTIDVDVDHLSAARTAFLELGVPTSRTRTISGRARDVLPRLTTNAYDFVFIDADKPSLVEYVEHGLRLLRPGGMLVLHDALDADKVPLPAVRQPSTVAARQAGRLLRENDDVVSALVPTGTGLFLAVKR from the coding sequence ATGAGCACCGACAAACACAGCAGCTGGTCCTACGCCGAGGCCCTGCCACTGGAAGACGACGTGCTCGCCCGCGCCCGCGACCGTGGCCACGAGCTCGGCGTCACGCCGGTCGGGACCGGCGCGGCGGCCCTGCTGACGGTTCTGGCCGCCAGCTCCGGCGCCCGCACCGCCGTCGAGATCGGGGCCGGCGTGGGCGTCTCCGGCGTGAGCCTGCTGCGCGGATTCTCGGCCCAGACGGTGTTCACGACGATCGACGTCGACGTCGACCACCTCTCCGCGGCCCGGACGGCCTTCCTCGAACTCGGCGTGCCGACGAGTCGCACCCGAACGATCTCCGGCCGCGCGCGCGACGTGCTGCCGCGGCTGACGACGAACGCGTACGACTTCGTGTTCATCGACGCGGACAAGCCCTCTCTCGTCGAGTACGTCGAACACGGCCTGCGCCTGCTGCGCCCGGGCGGCATGCTCGTGCTGCACGACGCCCTCGACGCGGACAAGGTTCCCCTGCCGGCCGTGCGCCAGCCCTCGACCGTCGCTGCCCGTCAAGCGGGCCGGCTCCTCCGCGAGAACGACGACGTCGTCTCGGCGCTGGTGCCCACCGGCACCGGGTTGTTCCTCGCCGTCAAACGCTAG